A window of Cottoperca gobio chromosome 16, fCotGob3.1, whole genome shotgun sequence contains these coding sequences:
- the kdf1a gene encoding keratinocyte differentiation factor 1: MPGHSTGAPQASSQHKHHISSSKYRQTVTISRESTASQDSYKAPHGEHLHEHHADHSRYSENKYGRSKGHPRNGTGRGSETIGFIPGSADSTPAGRHACGSCASMGWSGCKALICCILTCGFYGSREPCLPVNESSTDHPPKAGSEPHAPNGMAVTNPTCGIPLESSKSTKASKLPTSDSFRYPDVRIAGQTVRYPVSAPKRTRAPGKGESQRPVSNTSLLSREDYDLDDLSDTGTDIDSLITKKLLELYALHQIDQLAKCTSDSSFSRKTNEISELIYSIAQDYNLEEQEAECKLVHGVIRISTRKGKRNKSHQSTGQRPNGRSEGTLRDSGNETMTNTLFSSEFPEVKVSEQTPSDELARKMRHYSGRTYSSSTATAYSAYHHDTETDSSGAPLLLL; the protein is encoded by the exons ATGCCTGGCCACAGTACAGGGGCTCCCCAGGCGTCCAGCCAGCACAAACACCACATCTCCAGCTCCAAGTACCGACAGACTGTAACTATATCCAGGGAGAGCACAGCCAGCCAAGACTCCTACAAGGCTCCTCATGGGGAGCATCTACATGAGCACCACGCTGATCACTCCCGGTATTCAGAGAACAAGTATGGTCGCAGCAAAGGCCACCCGAGAAATGGCACGGGTCGGGGCTCGGAGACTATTGGATTTATTCCAGGGTCAGCAGACAGCACGCCTGCCGGCAGACATGCCTGTGGCTCCTGTGCCTCCATGGGCTGGAGTGGCTGTAAGGCTCTTATCTGCTGTATACTAACCTGTGGATTTTATGGCAGCCGAGAGCCCTGCCTGCCTGTTAACGAAAGCTCCACAGACCATCCCCCTAAAGCAGGCAGTGAGCCTCATGCTCCTAATGGCATGGCTGTGACCAACCCCACCTGCGGCATCCCTTTGGAGTCCAGTAAGTCTACCAAAGCCTCTAAGTTGCCCACGAGTGACAGCTTCCGCTACCCGGATGTGCGCATCGCAGGTCAGACGGTCAGGTATCCGGTTTCTGCCCCCAAACGAACCCGTGCGCCTGGCAAGGGGGAAAGCCAGCGGCCTGTGAGCAACACCAGCCTGTTATCCCGTGAGGACTACGACTTGGATGACCTGAGTGACACAGGCACAGACATTGACTCTCTTATCACCAAGAAGCTGCTGGAGCTTTACGCCCTGCACCAGATCGACCAGCTGGCCAAGTGCACCTCAGACTCGTCTTTCTCCCGCAAGACCAACGAGATCAGCGAGCTCATCTACAGCATCGCCCAGGACTACAacctggaggagcaggaggccgAGTGCAAGTTGGTGCACGGGGTCATCCGCATCAGCACGCGAAAGGGCAAGAGGAACAAGAGCCATCAGTCGACAGGACAGCGTCCTAACGGGAGGAGCGAAGGGACTCTCCGCGACAGCGGCAACGAGACCATGACCAACACTTTATTTAGCAGTGAAT TTCCAGAGGTGAAGGTGTCGGAGCAGACGCCATCAGATGAGCTGGCAAGGAAGATGAGACATTACAGCGGGAGAA CGTACTCCTCCAGCACCGCCACAGCCTACTCGGCCTACCATCATGACACCGAAACAGACTCTTCAGgcgctcctcttcttcttctctga
- the LOC115021821 gene encoding transmembrane protein 222-like: protein MAEVDETDVMMNYHGDFLKGDRKNSRYPYCIVWTPIPILSWVLPFIGHMGICTSSGIIRDFAGSYFVSEDNMGFGKPTKYWKLDVDKVSGNGAATWDKAVHDASEEYKCRPHNLCLDNCHSHVAMALNLMHYNNSTSWNMANLCALSLIRGKHVSWAAFLKTWLPFFMLCGVLGTFILTFNLQ, encoded by the exons ATGGCGGAAGTGGACGAAACCGATGTCATGATGAACTACCACGGAGATTTCTTAAAAGGCGACAGGAAAAACAGCCGCTACCCATACTGCATTGTCTGGACACCTATTCCTATTTTATC GTGGGTGCTCCCCTTCATTGGTCACATGGGCATATGCACCTCTTCTGGAATCATACGAGACTTTGCAGGATCATACTTTGTCTCG gaagACAACATGGGCTTTGGTAAACCAACAAA GTATTGGAAGCTTGATGTGGACAAAGTTTCTGGCAACGGTGCTGCTACATGGGACAAAGCAGTGCACGACGCATCGGAGGAATACAAATGTAGGCCG CACAATCTGTGCTTAGATAACTGCCATTCCCACGTTGCCATGGCCCTCAACCTTATGCACTACAACAACAGCACGTCTTGGAATATGGCGAACCTATGTGCGCTGTCTCTTATTCGTGGAAAACATGTGAG CTGGGCAGCGTTCCTCAAGACCTGGCTACCCTTCTTCATGCTCTGCGGAGTCCTCGGCACGTTCATCTTAACGTTCAACCTGCAGTAG
- the LOC115021820 gene encoding LOW QUALITY PROTEIN: trophoblast glycoprotein-like (The sequence of the model RefSeq protein was modified relative to this genomic sequence to represent the inferred CDS: deleted 1 base in 1 codon), with translation MCVFAVWLFLGILVFAPYFQCLECPFGCECFAVSRTVKCVSKDLLTVPQSIPGSAKTVIITGNNIHKVGPDSFTELENVSNIILSNNRITEMMSHSFSSLINLRFLDLSENQLTLIHPEALSIPGSPLQELNLSRSLHNFIALTDLTTALRWGGLGGLLRLDLSGNHLALLPPGMFSHLPNLQQLFLTNNSLMAVYSGTFSGMDHLELLDLTHNAFTTFTADALQELENLGNIRILLGDNPFTCSCEISQFVAWLNESRAQVDVDAVRCASPGGLSGTRLRGLGVHATGCVVPVQAEVADLSLQTSYVLLGLVLGLVGMVFLFVLYLNRKGMTTWIIEMRDACRDVLEGYHYRYEIDSNPQLGHISADNGGSPGTTTFRISSITAAAK, from the exons atgtgtgtttttgcagtcTGGCTGTTTTTGGGAATCCTTGTCTTTGCACCGTACTTCCAGTGCTTGGAGTGTCCTTTTGGCTGTGAGTGCTTTGCTGTCAGTcgcacagtgaaatgtgtttctaaggATCTGCTCACGGTGCCACAAAGTATTCCAGGATCTGCAAAGACTGTCATCATTACAGGGAATAATATTCACAAGGTTGGACCTGATTCCTTTACAGAGCTGGAGAATGTCAGCAACATCATTTTAAGCAATAATAG GATTACAGAGATGATGTCCCACAGCTTCTCTTCCCTCATCAACCTGCGCTTCCTGGACCTCAGTGAGAACCAACTAACCCTCATCCATCCAGAAGCTCTCAGCATACCTGGCAGTCCCCTTCAGGAGCTTAACCTGAGCCGCTCGCTGCACAACTTCATCGCCCTTACAGACCTCACCACT GCTCTACGCTGGGGTGGTCTCGGGGGGCTCCTCCGCCTcgacctctctgggaaccaccTCGCCCTGCTGCCCCCGGGCATGTTCTCCCACCTTCCcaacctgcagcagctcttcCTCACTAACAACTCTCTGATGGCCGTCTACAGTGGAACCTTCTCTGGTATGGACCACCTGGAGCTGCTGGACCTTACACACAATGCCTTCACGACATTCACTGCTGATGCTCTACAGGAGCTGGAGAATCTCGGGAACATCCGAATCCTTCTTGGTGACAACCCCTTCACCTGCTCCTGTGAGATCAGTCAGTTTGTGGCCTGGCTGAATGAATCAAGAGCTCAGGTGGATGTGGATGCTGTAAGGTGTGCCTCACCAGGAGGGTTAAGTGGCACTCGGCTGCGAGGGCTCGGTGTCCATGCCACCGGATGTGTTGTTCCAGTCCAAGCAGAGGTGGCTGACCTCAGCCTGCAGACATCCTACGTCTTGCTGGGACTGGTGCTCGGCTTAGTGGGCATGGTCTTTCTCTTTGTGCTCTACCTCAATCGCAAAGGTATGACAACATGGATCATTGAAATGAGAGATGCATGTCGGGACGTTCTGGAGGGATACCACTACCGATATGAGATTGATTCGAACCCTCAGCTGGGGCACATCTCTGCAGATAATGGTGGCAGTCCGGGCACGACGACATTCAGGATTAGCTCCATCACAGCAGCTGCCAAGTGA
- the wdtc1 gene encoding WD and tetratricopeptide repeats protein 1 — MFCGETMTAVNITRDILHRQIRDKRAPGFQRSYHVTDPFIKRLGLEAELQGHTGCVNCLEWNEQGDLLASGSDDQHAIIWDPFRHKKLTTMHTGHAANIFSVKFLPHSGDRILITGAADTKVHVHDLTVKETIHMFSDHTNRVKRIATAPMWPNTFWSAAEDGIIRQYDLRESSKRSEVLIDLTEFCGQLVEAKCLAVNPRDNNYMAVGANGPFVRLYDIRMINNYRKSTSQGTSAAVHTFCERQKPIPDGAGQYYVAGHLPVKLPDYNNRLRVLVATYVTFSPDGTELLVNMGGEQVYLFDLTFKQKPYTFLIPKKCQSSTGDVQNGKTTNGVSNGIVLPTSHIRFSGTKMRSSSTELPAHLEKIKQQANDAFARQQWTQAIQLYSLGIHQASCNAMLYGNRAAAYMKRKWDGDHYDALKDCLKALTLNPAHLKAHFRLARCLFELKYVSEALECLDDFKGKFPEQAHSSACDSLDKDIKAALFTKTETAEDKKANSSIRFHSFSRKESIPEDELVLRERSFDYKHRYCGHCNTTTDIKEANFFGSKGQYIVSGSDDGSFFIWEKETTNLVRILQGDESIVNCLQPHPSYCFLATSGIDAVVRLWSPRPETETENGRVVEDMESAAQANQRRMNADPLEVMLLNMGYRITGLRGVGPDGSDDEDSSEGQVQCRPS; from the exons ATGTTTTGTGGTGAGACCATGACTGCTGTCAACATCACCAGAGATATCCTGCACCGGCAGATCAGA GACAAGAGAGCACCGGGCTTCCAAAGGTCCTATCATGTGACTGACCCTTTCATCAAAAGACTTGGACTGGAGGCCGAGCTTCAG GGCCACACTGGCTGTGTGAACTGTCTGGAATGGAATGAACAAGGAGA tttactggCCTCGGGCTCAGACGATCAACATGCCATCATCTGGGATCCATTCAGACACAAGAAGCTTACAACTATGCACACGGGTCATGCAGCAAATATATTCTCTGTAAAG TTCCTACCTCACTCCGGGGACAGAATTTTGATAACGGGTGCAGCCGACACAAAGGTTCATGTGCATGACCTGACGGTGAAGGAAACCATCCATATGTTTTCTGATCATACCAACAGAGTCAAACGCATCGCCACAGCACCCATGTGGCCCAACACCTTCTGGAGCGCTGCGGAGGATGGCATCATCAG ACAATATGACTTGAGGGAGAGCAGTAAGCGCTCGGAGGTGCTGATCGACCTGACAGAGTTCTGTGGTCAGCTGGTTGAGGCCAAGTGCCTCGCTGTCAACCCACGGGACAACAACTACATGGCAGTAGGAGCCAACGGGCCTTTTGTTCGCCTTTACGACATCAGGATGATTAACAACTACAG GAAATCTACAAGTCAGGGCACATCAGCAGCTGTGCACACATTCTGTGAAAGGCAGAAGCCCATCCCAGACGGAGCTGGGCAGTATTATGTTGCAG GGCACCTGCCAGTGAAACTCCCAGACTACAATAATCGCCTGAGGGTCCTGGTGGCCACCTATGTCACCTTCAGTCCTGATGGCACTGAGCTACTAGTTAACATGGGTGGTGAACAG GTGTATCTGTTCGACTTGACATTTAAACAGAAGCCATACACCTTCCTGATTCCAAAAAAGTGCCAGTCATCAACAG GAGATGTACAAAATGGAAAGACAACCAATGGCGTCTCCAATGGAATTGTCTTGCCAACCAGCCATATCCGATTTTCCGGAACCAAGATGCGCTCTAG TTCTACTGAGCTCCCTGCTCACTTGGAGAAAATAAAGCAACAAGCTAACGATGCATTTGCACGGCAGCAGTGGACGCAGGCCATCCAGCTGTACAGTTTAGGCATTCATCAGGCCAGCTGCAACGCCATGCTGTATGGGAACCGGGCAGCAGCATACATGAAACGCAAGTG GGATGGAGACCATTATGATGCCCTGAAGGACTGCCTGAAGGCTCTGACTCTAAACCCGGCTCACCTGAAGGCTCATTTCAGGCTGGCACGGTGTCTGTTTGAGCTAAAGTATGTGTCTGAAGCTCTGGAGTGTCTGGATGATTTCAAAGGAAAGTTTCCAGAGCAGGCGCACAGTAGTGCATGTGATTCCTTGGACAAAGATATTAAGGCTGCTCTCTTCACCAAGACAGaaacag CCGAAGATAAGAAGGCCAACAGCTCCATTCGATTCCACTCATTCAGTCGGAAGGAGTCCATCCCTGAAGACGAGTTGGTGCTGAGAGAGCGCAGCTTTGACTACAAGCACAGATACTGCGGCCACTGCAACACCACCACTGATATCAAAGAGGCCAACTTTTTTGGAAG CAAAGGCCAGTACATTGTCAGCGGCTCAGACGACGGCTCCTTCTTTATCTGGGAAAAGGAGACGACTAATCTGGTGAGGATCCTGCAGGGGGATGAGTCCATAGTCAACTGCCTGCAGCCCCATCCCAGCTACTGCTTCCTGGCTACGAGTGGAATCGATGCTGTGGTTCGATTATGGAGCCCAAGACCAGAG ACCGAGACTGAGAACGGACGAGTGGTGGAGGACATGGAGAGTGCTGCTCAGGCGAACCAGCGGCGTATGAACGCTGATCCACTGGAGGTTATGCTGCTCAACATGGGCTATCGCATCACAGGCCTGCGTGGCGTCGGCCCGGACGGCTCCGATGACGAAGACAGCTCAGAGGGACAAGTACAGTGTCGGCCAAGCTAA